GGTTGGTCGAATAAACCCTCTTTTCATCTACTGATCATTTGAGTCTTGATTCTTCGATGAAATACTGCTAAGGATCGAGTCGAATTGATGTGATATGGTTTTTTATTCTAGCTTCGTTACCAATGACGAAACCGAAAGCCGATGATTTGGCATTGATAATGTATACTAGTGGTTCGACGGGATTACCGAAAGGCGTCATGATCAGTCATCGAAACCTGATGAGCGCCATGTCCGGACAAAATCCTAGAATGCACGACTTAGGGTAAGTGAGAGTTTCATTCAGCTCTTTACGCAGGTATCAATCTACACCCCCATCGGACATTCACCATTTTAGACCCCCTTTTGAATAGgtgttgataaaatgtcttatgTCTGATGTTCGTAGTCCAtctgttatttcattttcaattaagagGAGGTCgtaaataaatggaaaacCTGGATGATCACTTTTTGTtaatgtgctgataaaataacAAATGTCAGGAGTTGGCTACAACATTAATTACATAAACCATTTTAGAACCGATAATTTTCTCTTATTTCAGGAAACGGCCAAATGATACGTACATAGGATATCTACCATTAGCGCATGTATTAGAATTGTCTTGTGGTAAGTTCTTCTCTAAGAGTTCTTAGTAATTTCGTATCAAAAAAGAGGGCacaattgataattgattactGATAAGTAGATAAATATGAGATTTGGCGTTTGGTCATAGTTGGAGCTGTACTCGGGGGCcataccaaaaaaaaaattgttaagaGTATATCATcctaatatttttcatttgggtcatactttcaatttttctttcatCAAAAGTCTCGATTTTgtgtttcaataattttgagtgaaaaaaaacatattccaAAAGCTACCATTTTGGGGGCCTTTAGTATAGGGATGTCCCTTGCCTTAGAAACAGAGGGGCCTGTCAACCTCACCCGCCAGTTATGAAAAGGCAAACAAAGATTTTTCGATTTAACTTTGGCAACTTCTACTTTTTGGTTTGATGGGTTGAAATAATTTGTAGTAGTAAGCTTTCAAACTAATCGTAAACTTTCGCTTCACCTATTCTCCCAGTTGATagtttatatataatttgCAGAGGTTTCCTGTTTGGGGCATGGCGTGAAGATCGGCTATTCATCGCCGTTAACTCTGTCCGATCAATCGAGCAAGATTAAACGCGGAAGCAAGGGCGACGTATCTGTACTGAAACCGACACTGATGGCTTCTGTACCTGTAAGTAAAGATTGATGTTTTAGATCCTACGTACCTCGACTTTCACGACAGTTTTCATAAACAAGTGAACTTTTGATTGAAACGTATTCAGGTTTAGGAGCTGTAAtggatgaaaatgatgatagtaatgataatattttgtCTACAAAATAACTTATTACAGCaagaattagttataagaacACACTGACTTAATAAGTGCTGACTTTAACCTCAGCCCAATTGCTACTAACCCTGATAAGCCTTATGCTGTAATTgagatttgttttgttttgttagGTTATAATGGATCGCATATACAAGAACGTTTGGGATAAAGTGAACGAAGGAAACCACataatgagaaaaatgttCACGGTTGCTTACGACTACAAACATAAACGCATTGAACAAGGTCTTGATACACCAGTATTTAACAAGTAAGTTAAACTTCCTGAACCTCCTTGAATATGCTCTGGGATGTGTAGATATTTCCACCTCCCAATCCTCCGTGCGCTAGGATTCAAACCTGCTGGCCCCTCGAGACTGTGCCGTAGCACAAAACCCTGCCAGAATGGACCCTAGACATCCTGGGCATAAAGACAGAAATTGCGTTCAATTATCGTCACGTTTTAAGTCTAAAGATTTTGGAATTCTTGCTTACATCAAGGCAAACAATCTTTGAATGCACCACCGGAATAATGGATTTAAACACTTAATTCTACCCTAGTAGTACCCTTCATAGGCCTAACTTAAGTTGATGAGTTGGAATCTATCTATAAGCACACATAGCAGAACATTACTAGAAGCAAAACATAACTCGACAAACTCAAGGTCTGCAATTTTAGACACTAAGTAACTTCGCGGTTTAGACAAATATTTGAGTAATTCTACTTGTACCTGAGTTGTACCTCATTCTGATATTTCCTGTCTGCGTGAGTGAGGAGAATTTATACTGGTTTGTATACATTGAACATTTTCTGTCAGTATACTTGGTCCTCAAAACATCAAGCACTGGACAATATAATATATGATGAAATTCATCACCTAGAGCATTGTTCCAAAGAGGATGAATCCTATTTTCTGTTCTATACTTTCATCTATCTGCCAGTTTCAATTGTGGTCACTTTGATGACAAACTTGCCTACTTTATCCAACTCTATTACTGGGTAATTAGCTCTGGGTAAGGTAATTAATTCCTCAAGACAATGTGATTGAGACTTGGCCGTTTGATATGAACTCTATTAATTAGCTCAATTAAGGTAATTAGTTCCTCGAGTTAACGTGATCTAAGACCTTGCCATTTGATGTAGATTGCCTGAACAGTCCTCCAGTGTCCACCTTCTAGGAATGAATACAATTCTCTTTTCACTCAGTTCTCCTGGGTGAAAATCGCCCTTTGTCTCCCGGTATAAATACAACCCATCATCGCCGAAGTTAACCATATCGATTCTGATATACAACCGAAGAAACATTCAAACTTCATCGACCTCGTCGTGCAAATATACATCAACACCTGCGAATTTCTGCTGAATATCTAAACGTCTGCGATGGATCAAGATTTGGCTATAGATTTATACGAGCGAATTAAAACGCGTTATTTAGCGGCTTGTACGAAAATCGATCTCCTCGATCAGAAACTGGACCGATTGGAAGTGCAGTACCGTCGAGCGAAACGAGATAGTCGCGACCGCGACCAGGCCGCTCCGAACAGCGTTACACGCTCGTGTCGATTTCATCGTAAACTTCAAATTACGACGCTAGAGGGCGTACGCAATGCTTATTACGAATACGCGAAAATGAAAGCCGACGAGATGGAGATGTTGAGATACGCCTGTTTCGGAGATACAGCTCACTCAGTCGACGATCAACAGGATTCGTCTATGGAAGTTGATGAAAACTGAAGACAGCTGCTCGTGATGAGTGTCATTACTACTGTAGCTAGAAGAGGGAGACAGTGAAGTGATGTTGGATGACGGATTTTGAGATAAAATGCTACCATTTCGCTGCAGATTGAAGATTGATGATGTAAGAAAGTCGATCTCATATGGAACCAGGCTGATGCTTTGTTGATTAGATATCGAAGAACTAAGGTTGCGGATCGAGATGAAGCGATGCTGGGAAAGCTGAATAGAAGTTGCCGCTGATTTTGCCCCTAGTTTGACCACCAACAATCGTCGAGACTGATTGTGGTTATCGCGATTGTAAAGTGTAGGTTCCTGGAACCTAATAATGTTACGGAAAGACTTAGCTCGACTGCTTTCTGTTTAAACCCATTACACGTAGTTGATTACTTCAAGTGAAACACTCGCTATGATATCGCCTACAGATTTATTTATGCTGCCCTTGTTTCACGAATTGCACTTTTCAGATTTGTTTTTTCGTTACTTTTTTAGAATCGTGTTTAAAAAGATTCGTAAAGTTCTCGGCGGTAAGGTGCGTCTGATGTTGTCTGGTGGCGCCCCGTTGTCATCGGAGACCCAGCGGTTTATGAACATCTGTTTCTGTTGCCCGGTGCTGCAAGGATACGGTCTGACTGAGACGTGCGGAACTGGGTCAGTTACAAACCGTAAGTTTCTACGACTTGTCGATTTCAATTGGGCGATATCAGGTGGTCCGGTTCAGTTCAGTTCTGAAGATGTTGCGGAGTAACCCATACGGGTCTCAAGCAAGATTTTATATCCCAAAAAATAACTTGAAAATACTAGCTGAATATGATCGATATATGCAGGCTCCCTATGACTTCTTGATTCCTTAGTAACTTCAGAAactatatccaggaatgaccgatctgtagggaccctgtatatcctggaatgactgatctgtagggatcctgtatatccaggaatgactgatctgtagggaccctgtatatccaggaatgactgatctgtagggaccctgtatatccaggaatgactgatctgtatgAATTCTggatatccaggaatgactgatctgtagggatcctgtatatccaggaatgactgatctgtagggaccctgtatatccaggaatgactgatctgtagggaccctgtatatccaggaattactgatctgtagggaccctgtatatccaggaatgactgatctgtagggaccctgtatatccaggaattactggtctgtagggaccctgtatatccaggaatgactgatctgtagggaccctgtatatccaggaatgactgatctgtggggaccctgtatatccaggaatgactgatctgtggggaccctgtatatccaggaatgactggtctgtaggaaccctgtatatccaggaatgactgatctgtagggaccctgtatatccaggaatgactgatctgtggggaccctgtatatccaggaatgactgatctgtggggaccctgtatatccaggaatgactggtctgtagggaccctgtatatccaggaatgactgatctgtagggatcctgtatatccaggaatgactgatctgtagggaccctgtatatccaggaatgactgatctgtagggaccctgtatatccaggaatgactggtctgtagggaccctgtatatccaggaatgactggtctgtagggaccctgtatatccaggaatgactgatccgtAGGGATCCTGATACGTTAGTTGGAAGTAATTCCTCTGAATGCGGGTTTTGTTTCATCGACAAATTGTTCTACTTTCTCGTTTCATCCAGATAAAGACCTGCGTAAGGGAAGATGCGGCGCTCCGATGTCGTGCAACGAACTCGTTTTACGAAACTGGGAAGAAGGCGGCTACAAGAACACGGACAAGCCGCACCCGCGTGGAGAGATCCTGATCGGCGGCGATTCAGTCGCGATGGGCTACTACAAGAATGAAGCGAAAACGAAAGAAGATTTCATGCAGTTCAACAATCAGCGTTGGTTCTGCTCGGGAGATATCGGCGAAATGGATGACGACGGCGTTTTACGAATTATCGGTAGGATTTACAGTCGTCTTCTCGGTcgagtttcatgaaaaagttaaaacggttaagtttgaattgttgccgtcattgaaaacatgaagtaaccaatagcaattaaCCAAATCTTTGAGTTatactttttcgtgaaactggaggTTGATTTGCAAGCGTGAGTTAGGCTTAAGATACTTTCTCGActtaagattagttcattttcattcagtttttACTCCAGAATCTTGATATTAACTTCACAGTCCAATCTTAATCATAACTGTGAGCTATGAATAAACTCTACGAGCATTTGCAATTCGATTTTACAAATAAGCGAAATCTTGAATATGACTTtgatttacagaattttctgtATTCTGGGGCCGGTAGACGTCACTTATGTTACGATTTGAGATTAACGAGGAAATAGATAGATCTCTTTTCGTTGCTGTTtatctccgtgtgatcgcagctatACAGTACTATCCGTAAACTGAACGACTATTTTACTGTATTTACAGATCGTAAGAAGGATTTAGTGAAGTTACAGGCCGGTGAATACGTGTCGCTGGCGAAGGTCGAAACGACGTTGAACATGTCGCCACTGGTCGAGAGCGTCTGCGTGTTCGGCGACAGTACGAAAACGTACGTGATCGCGTTCGTCGTTCCGAGTCGCAAACAACTTGAAACGCTCGCGAAAAAACACAACATCCCGACTGAAGACTGGCAGGCGTTATGCAACAATCAGACCATCGAAGCCGAAGTCATGAAAAGCATCTCCGATCTCGCTAAGAAAGGTAACTTAACGAACGTCGAGTGAACGGTAATTAGTTGAGTCGACCGACACTTCCATTAACCCTTTAACCCCGAAAAGCACGTTTTAACGCGGTATGACGTTGTATAGTTAACAAGTGATTATTGGTCTGATCCCGGTCGGGTCAGGGGCCACAACAAAACACTAGTAATCAACGGTGTATATATGGTAAACGAATTATATTTGACTTACGGGTAAAGTTTAGTTTAAGATGATGTTAGTTATCTGAATACTCCGTTAAAAGCTTTAAATAATTGACGTTATATTGTTTTTAACAATCACTTGATTTCAACGGCTGGAATTTTTTGAATTGGCCGAAAATCCCGTCTGATCAAATGCTGTGCAAATGAATGCGTTTTACGTCTTTATTGTCAAttcgattttctttttctatttaCAGCAAAACTGGAACGATTCGAGATTCCacagaaaatcaaaatcgTCTCGGAGAACTGGACGCCCGACACGGGTCTGGTGACCGACGCGTTCAAACTGAAACGGAAAAACATCGAGGCTCACTACAAATCGGACATTGCGCGCATGTACGCTTGACGGTGAAAACGGATGATTATCGCGCCACCTATCGACGGGGTAACTGGAACAGACAGAAGACACATTCCTAATAGTCAACCAACAACAGTTGTAGTATTCGTTAAAATTTCGATTATAGCTTGAAATAACCGCTACcaccactgctgctgctgctgctcagATCGATATTCATTCCTACCgccattatatatatatatatacatccatgactaattgaaaatatgagAAGCTGCCAAAAACGGCTCGGATGCATTTGATTTTTGTCGTATGTTTTTTCGGTCGAAGTGTGCGCGATGTCTGAGGCAAAGCAATTGCTACCACAGTCTGACAGACAGGCAGACAGCAAAGCAATTGCTACTGCAGtctgacagacagacagacagatagacgGACTGCGCCGCTTCGTTACGTAAAAGATATTCACTCTCTATCAATGATACAGTAAACCCTGCGTAAGTCGACTATATGACTCAAATTTAATGGAAATCTAGACGAAAAAAAAAGCGTTTTAACAGCGTAAACACAATGTCAGTAAACCCAGCATTTCCTCGTGGaatccttgcttgccacagTAATGCTTGCTATAGGCTTGAGTCTTGATAGAAAACGCCTCCAATACCGAAATATCCGACTTACGCATGCGTTATTGTCTCCTTCTAAagatatcattattcaactACAGGAGTGTTTTAATTATTTCGATTTCCAAAcctcaaatatatatttagagAAGTGGATCTCCCAAAAATGAGAATTTtatctataaatatatcgttaagaatgatattttcttaaattactTACTGTCTTATGACTGGTTCGACTTGGCAACTGGGCtcggtttcacaaaaaaagttaaactcaaatttctgGTGTAATTACCATTGATTACTTCacgttttcaatgaggacaacaattcaaacttaaccgttttagccttaaactttttcgtgaaaccgggccctggccCCGGTATTTCAACAACTAATTTCAGTGATGTGTATCTTCAAAGTGACTTTAACGGACATGCTAGGTTTTCAACTGCTCGTAGTTTTTAGTCCGATTTCCTAATACCGATTTCCTAATATTTAGAGGGGGTGTGTGTTTAGTTATAAAGTTTCTGAGTGATTAAACGTAATGTTTTCATCTACTAAGTGAAAGCTGTAAAACCCAGATTATTATTGTTACAGTAATGACTTGCTTACGTGTATAAAGTACGTTtgtgaatgatgatgataaagtAGGTCTGAAAATTTCACACTCctgttttatattatatatatatatagatatgtatGTATAACTAACCTACTGTATTATAAGTAACAGGCACAAATAATGCAATTAAATCATCGGTAGATTGATTTACCGTTGATGTTTACCCAAAGaaacaaagaaacgcattGCCGAAGAGCGACGATCTGGCAAAAACTTACGGGAGTAACGAATAACAAAGTTCGTTACGATGCCGCCACCATTGGTGACTATAGAAACCAGGGCAAATTCACAAAGCTGGTTGAAGTTAACCATCGGATAGTAATTTCATAGTAATTACGTTTTGATTGTCACTATTTTAGTCATCTACAAcatttttgagcaactgactcgagttataacaaattTGATGTTATTAAGTGTTTTCATCAACTTTGAGTTAGTTTAGGCGTAGATTCCGGCGTGAGCATTCGAATTACAAAGGAGGCCATTGAAACGGGACTACATCGTTAATGTCTTTAATTCATGTGTTGATAATTGTTCGGTATTTTGTTTCCGGGTTTTTCGTTAATCGTtaattgtttctattttctatgattgtttGCGATGCGGCACAGTCATCTTCCATCGGGCATTAGAGTATACGATTTTCAGtcatatcaaatttgattGCGGAATAGGTCTATATTCCGGGCGCTGTTTTATAGACCCCGCTGTTTTCTCCGAGTTAAAATACAACTcagagttgaaaatgaactgatttgagCTGTGATGATTTGATTCTTACTCGCAATTGCTctagttccgcagttgtgaggtaagagttaactcttgagttcaCCCTAGAAAACGAACAAATTCTAACTCTAAttcaactcagaactgtggatctagttccacattGTGTGTTCGAGTGAACAGATTAGTTGATTAGTCAAGCAGCGGTTACAGTTCATAcatggtctataaaaccagcccgcACCAATTCTAAAAATGACCTCAGTCATGGTTGAACAAGCGTGACAAGACACAGCTGAGTGTAATCATCGGCCGGCATACTGCGCTAATTGAATCATTATCTCCAGTCAGCGCAACACGTGTATAATGTAGATACTTATGTAGTCATCATAATTATTGAGCATTTATAAATCATAATCGATACATTCTGGTCAGACCTTGATATAACCGATGTAATCTTTCGAAGGATCTTGTAGTTATATCAGAAAGTGACAATGATATAATCAATAaggtatataaacattaataatattgatatatatataatataagtaTCATATTTGAATCAAAAATGTGCTAGCGTCATCGTCCTCAAACCTCAAAGCCTAATGAACTACGCCATAATTCGtgcaatgatttatattttgaaaaaatgaagctTTAACGATGATTAAACTGTTATCCGCGAATATTTATTCGTTCGCGGTGAAGTCTTTATTGCGCTGCCATAAACATCGAGttttctcataatttctgataATCGAAAAGAATTGTCTCGCCGATGACCTGATGTGCTATTATTATCAGCTTTATGGCTGCATAAAAACCATCTTGAAAAGTAAATCAATATACGGTGAGTCAAAGTCCGTTATAACGCCACTGTTGGTACCAAGAAAATATGGCATGTAATTTTGAATCGAAAATCAGTGTATTCCGATCTCCGAAAAATATTAGTGTCAATGTGAGTCAATGTGAGTACGGGCGTAAAAAACCGCATTTCAACAGACTTCGACTGTATTGTGGCATTTTGGATGTTGGTTAACAAACGCTCCCTTTAACCGACCGCGTTATTTGACTTCAAAGTTTCACTGTCCTTTCTActgaaatctgaaaaatcgTTTATTCAGTTCGATTAATAATTAAGTTATTTCAATGTGTTTGTATTATATAATTGTTTGCAGTACGATTGCATTTAAGCTTTAGTAGATTAGTTTGATTATAATATAACGATTTTATATGATAGATTTAATTAGTTACCGATCCTTCAGAAGGAACGAACGTCATCGTTTCGAACTGCAGGTGTCGTATGAAAAATTCGGATTTATCGTTGGATTAAGGATCgattgttttattgaaatgatttaatttaGATTTCGTGCGAAAATCGTCAAGTTTTATCTTATTCGAAAAATTG
This sequence is a window from Tubulanus polymorphus chromosome 9, tnTubPoly1.2, whole genome shotgun sequence. Protein-coding genes within it:
- the LOC141910993 gene encoding fatty acid CoA ligase Acsl3-like isoform X2, which encodes MSSHNSIKPRPEDGGGISGGGGRMTPSELLAYIIIAILRVYLFLYEVVTFLPLVYFAKKRLAESQDVKGRQIGSSPESPWRCVEGLDKLTTRVFEEVATLGELFTRAVKRHGAKQCLGTRELLKEEDEVQPNGRVFKKVILGQYHWLSFDEVNHKVDSFGRGLLSLGQTPHTNVVIYAETRAEWMIAAQACFRFTFPIVTLYSTLGEDAIVHGINECEASVVITSQELLPRFKNSLSKMPNVKHLVYMDGVKMADLSEFEGDVSLHAMSNVLTVGQQPANASLPMTKPKADDLALIMYTSGSTGLPKGVMISHRNLMSAMSGQNPRMHDLGKRPNDTYIGYLPLAHVLELSCEVSCLGHGVKIGYSSPLTLSDQSSKIKRGSKGDVSVLKPTLMASVPVIMDRIYKNVWDKVNEGNHIMRKMFTVAYDYKHKRIEQGLDTPVFNKIVFKKIRKVLGGKVRLMLSGGAPLSSETQRFMNICFCCPVLQGYGLTETCGTGSVTNHKDLRKGRCGAPMSCNELVLRNWEEGGYKNTDKPHPRGEILIGGDSVAMGYYKNEAKTKEDFMQFNNQRWFCSGDIGEMDDDGVLRIIDRKKDLVKLQAGEYVSLAKVETTLNMSPLVESVCVFGDSTKTYVIAFVVPSRKQLETLAKKHNIPTEDWQALCNNQTIEAEVMKSISDLAKKAKLERFEIPQKIKIVSENWTPDTGLVTDAFKLKRKNIEAHYKSDIARMYA
- the LOC141910993 gene encoding fatty acid CoA ligase Acsl3-like isoform X1, whose protein sequence is MSSHNSIKQPRPEDGGGISGGGGRMTPSELLAYIIIAILRVYLFLYEVVTFLPLVYFAKKRLAESQDVKGRQIGSSPESPWRCVEGLDKLTTRVFEEVATLGELFTRAVKRHGAKQCLGTRELLKEEDEVQPNGRVFKKVILGQYHWLSFDEVNHKVDSFGRGLLSLGQTPHTNVVIYAETRAEWMIAAQACFRFTFPIVTLYSTLGEDAIVHGINECEASVVITSQELLPRFKNSLSKMPNVKHLVYMDGVKMADLSEFEGDVSLHAMSNVLTVGQQPANASLPMTKPKADDLALIMYTSGSTGLPKGVMISHRNLMSAMSGQNPRMHDLGKRPNDTYIGYLPLAHVLELSCEVSCLGHGVKIGYSSPLTLSDQSSKIKRGSKGDVSVLKPTLMASVPVIMDRIYKNVWDKVNEGNHIMRKMFTVAYDYKHKRIEQGLDTPVFNKIVFKKIRKVLGGKVRLMLSGGAPLSSETQRFMNICFCCPVLQGYGLTETCGTGSVTNHKDLRKGRCGAPMSCNELVLRNWEEGGYKNTDKPHPRGEILIGGDSVAMGYYKNEAKTKEDFMQFNNQRWFCSGDIGEMDDDGVLRIIDRKKDLVKLQAGEYVSLAKVETTLNMSPLVESVCVFGDSTKTYVIAFVVPSRKQLETLAKKHNIPTEDWQALCNNQTIEAEVMKSISDLAKKAKLERFEIPQKIKIVSENWTPDTGLVTDAFKLKRKNIEAHYKSDIARMYA
- the LOC141910993 gene encoding fatty acid CoA ligase Acsl3-like isoform X4, with product MSSHNSIKGRQIGSSPESPWRCVEGLDKLTTRVFEEVATLGELFTRAVKRHGAKQCLGTRELLKEEDEVQPNGRVFKKVILGQYHWLSFDEVNHKVDSFGRGLLSLGQTPHTNVVIYAETRAEWMIAAQACFRFTFPIVTLYSTLGEDAIVHGINECEASVVITSQELLPRFKNSLSKMPNVKHLVYMDGVKMADLSEFEGDVSLHAMSNVLTVGQQPANASLPMTKPKADDLALIMYTSGSTGLPKGVMISHRNLMSAMSGQNPRMHDLGKRPNDTYIGYLPLAHVLELSCEVSCLGHGVKIGYSSPLTLSDQSSKIKRGSKGDVSVLKPTLMASVPVIMDRIYKNVWDKVNEGNHIMRKMFTVAYDYKHKRIEQGLDTPVFNKIVFKKIRKVLGGKVRLMLSGGAPLSSETQRFMNICFCCPVLQGYGLTETCGTGSVTNHKDLRKGRCGAPMSCNELVLRNWEEGGYKNTDKPHPRGEILIGGDSVAMGYYKNEAKTKEDFMQFNNQRWFCSGDIGEMDDDGVLRIIDRKKDLVKLQAGEYVSLAKVETTLNMSPLVESVCVFGDSTKTYVIAFVVPSRKQLETLAKKHNIPTEDWQALCNNQTIEAEVMKSISDLAKKAKLERFEIPQKIKIVSENWTPDTGLVTDAFKLKRKNIEAHYKSDIARMYA
- the LOC141910993 gene encoding fatty acid CoA ligase Acsl3-like isoform X3; this encodes MTPSELLAYIIIAILRVYLFLYEVVTFLPLVYFAKKRLAESQDVKGRQIGSSPESPWRCVEGLDKLTTRVFEEVATLGELFTRAVKRHGAKQCLGTRELLKEEDEVQPNGRVFKKVILGQYHWLSFDEVNHKVDSFGRGLLSLGQTPHTNVVIYAETRAEWMIAAQACFRFTFPIVTLYSTLGEDAIVHGINECEASVVITSQELLPRFKNSLSKMPNVKHLVYMDGVKMADLSEFEGDVSLHAMSNVLTVGQQPANASLPMTKPKADDLALIMYTSGSTGLPKGVMISHRNLMSAMSGQNPRMHDLGKRPNDTYIGYLPLAHVLELSCEVSCLGHGVKIGYSSPLTLSDQSSKIKRGSKGDVSVLKPTLMASVPVIMDRIYKNVWDKVNEGNHIMRKMFTVAYDYKHKRIEQGLDTPVFNKIVFKKIRKVLGGKVRLMLSGGAPLSSETQRFMNICFCCPVLQGYGLTETCGTGSVTNHKDLRKGRCGAPMSCNELVLRNWEEGGYKNTDKPHPRGEILIGGDSVAMGYYKNEAKTKEDFMQFNNQRWFCSGDIGEMDDDGVLRIIDRKKDLVKLQAGEYVSLAKVETTLNMSPLVESVCVFGDSTKTYVIAFVVPSRKQLETLAKKHNIPTEDWQALCNNQTIEAEVMKSISDLAKKAKLERFEIPQKIKIVSENWTPDTGLVTDAFKLKRKNIEAHYKSDIARMYA